A stretch of the Lactuca sativa cultivar Salinas chromosome 9, Lsat_Salinas_v11, whole genome shotgun sequence genome encodes the following:
- the LOC111912676 gene encoding protein unc-13 homolog, protein MAGKVGKRMDALLIPLELLSCVSRTEFSDKKAYIRWQKRQLNMLEEGLVNHPVVGFGESRRKASEMRILLARIEESESFAPSVGELQCIECLRSLREIAIALAERPARGDLTGEVCHWADGYHLNVRLYEKLLSSIFDVLDEGKLTEEVEEILELLKSTRRILGITETIHHTCYAWALFRQFVKAKLLRTTWLGIFYMCIPTGIALGYVYGGWVNLAREQVLLKKKEPFRVALVDLKLVDQESIHLNHPLGGEYAGSINEYAQRTFSTPFSPCF, encoded by the exons ATGGCTGGAAAAGTGGGGAAAAGAATGGATGCTCTTTTGATTCCTCTCGAGTTATTATCATGTGTTTCTCGAACCGAATTTTCTGACAAAAAAGCTTACATAAGATGGCAAAAGAGACAA TTGAATATGTTGGAGGAAGGACTTGTGAATCACCCAGTTGTGGGATTTGGAGAATCTCGTCGCAAAGCAAGTGAAATGAGGATTCTATTGGCAAGAATTGAAGAATCTGAG TCATTTGCACCTTCTGTGGGTGAACTTCAATGCATAGAATGTTTGAGATCTCTAAGGGAGATTGCCATTGCACTTGCAGAGAGGCCAGCTCGTGGTGACTTAACTGGTGAAGTATGTCATTGGGCAGATGGGTATCATTTGAATGTCAGATTATATGAGAAACTTCTTTCCAGCATTTTTGATGTTCTAGATGAGGGGAAACTAACTGAG GAAGTGGAAGAAATACTTGAACTTCTAAAGTCAACGCGGCGTATCTTGGGAATAACAGAGACTATTCATCACACCTGTTATGCATGGGCGCTATTCCGCCAG tTTGTGAAAGCAAAATTGCTG AGAACAACTTGGTTGGGAATATTTTACATGTGCATACCTACAGGAATTGCCCTTGGTTATGTTTATGGTGGATGGGTAAATTTGGCAAGAGAACAG GTTCT ATTGAAGAAAAAAGAACCCTTTAGAGTAGCACTTGTTGATTTGAAGCTTGTGGATCAAGAATCTATTCACCTTAATCATcctcttggag GAGAGTATGCAGGGAGTATAaatgagtatgcccaacgtacttttTCAACCCCGTTTTCCCCTTGCTTTTAG
- the LOC111912694 gene encoding uncharacterized protein LOC111912694, which translates to MDKRNALVMIAGCIAFNSGMCLLRFPVGPANIGKTDGDWVFIYADLIALCISMNVLVVEMSVGATIWKKMEELARKAILIAIIAMAIAFHQIFVMDDFCSRFMSNGSFILFMVLASGLIFIQLMSAGYVTK; encoded by the coding sequence ATGGATAAACGTAATGCTTTGGTGATGATAGCTGGATGCATAGCGTTCAACAGTGGGATGTGTCTGCTACGATTCCCAGTAGGACCTGCAAACATTGGGAAGACAGATGGCGATTGGGTGTTCATCTATGCGGACCTGATAGCTCTATGCATCTCCATGAATGTGCTTGTTGTTGAAATGAGTGTGGGAGCCACAATCTGGAAAAAGATGGAGGAGCTTGCAAGGAAAGCCATTCTTATTGCAATCATTGCTATGGCGATTGCTTTTCATCAAATTTTTGTTATGGATGACTTCTGCTCGAGGTTTATGAGTAATGGGTCGTTCATTTTGTTCATGGTTCTCGCTTCTGGATTAATCTTCATTCAGTTGATGTCTGCAGGCTATGTAACCAAGTAG